DNA from Triplophysa dalaica isolate WHDGS20190420 chromosome 21, ASM1584641v1, whole genome shotgun sequence:
TatgtaaaaactgtaattttacagaattttactgttttcacagatttttcatgtattttttaaatactgtaaaaaaattgaaattacagaaaaaaaacatgtacataTATGATATGccagaaaatgtttctttttttaatggagTGTATTGATACAGTAATAAAACTTTTGGGTTAAAATGGGACAAACCCAGCCATTTGGATAAATTAAGACAGAACATGTTCACATTAGaaccaacaatgggttaaaaaaaTCCATGACTGGTTAAATTTAATCCAATTCTGGGTTTAAAATAGCCCAGAATTTATAGTCTTCTCTTTtgattttttctatttattttgtagGTCACAAACACGCCCCTCCTTCATCTGCCATTGGTCAGATCCCTGATAATCCCGCCCTAAACTTGCAATGTTTGATGCTCAACATCCCTTTGTAACTTTACTTACCAATGACTATCCTATCCTAGTCTATCCTAATCTAGgataagaaaacacattttaacgtcatccacaaaaaaacacacttcaCCTTGTATACAGTAACttgtataaaaacagaaaacttacATTACGGCTGTTCTGACTTCACGTTcaacaatatttacaatattctGTTCTACGATACCTTCAGGCCCCTTTCCCAGAACTTGTCTCTTTACATGCCCTTCCTATGTCGTCTTCCTCTGCTTTAGTCATTGGTCAGTTCCAAACACACTTAGCAGCTGCTGACGTTACCGTGCTCGCAAGAATGCACAGAAGCACAAGAGGACTACGTCACTGAGACGTCACTAGATCTGGGAAACAACGCATCTTATTTGGGTGTGAGAAATCTAAGACTGAAGGAACAACTAGAATTTTATGATATTCTGTGTAGTGTCAGTCCAAAACACTTAGTTTAGTACTTCTTTGCATTAGGTTAAGTGCTGTAGAGCAAAAAATATAATGTCAATAAAAGTGATGTAAGAATAACAGTCAtatcaaaatacatattttgacaATTTATTGCTCAATTCCCAAggatatattgtgtattttggcTATGTTTTGAATGTACCAGCAAGTGTTTTATGCTTCTGTTTTTTCCATTCACAGCAGGCATGCTGAATGAGATCCGTCGGATGTCCCGAGAGGGGCAGCCAGTGGCCTTTCTTTTAAAAGGCAGCTGATGCATACTTAGTTTTTCCCACAGAACTGGGCGGCTAAAACACTTATTACGTTCACACTACGTCAGAAGTATAGCCTTGTCACTTCTTCCCGCCTAACCAACCTATTCTGTTCAGGACATCCTGTGAACACCTCCATATCGAACGGCACTTCCTCGCTCGTATAAGATTTGGGCAACGTGTCTTAAGGCTATGAATGGGAAACAACAGTGACCGGGCCCACCCCAGTTTCATTGTGCTGGACTTACCGCACACAGCTCTCGGCAGACCGATATTGTCATCTCTGAGGTGTATTCATCCTGGAGGATGCAATCTCCTCCCTACTGGAAGACAACTCCTAACTGTAAAAGCTGAAACATGAATCAGATTCATTAGCTGAGACATGCCTTTAGATGAATTTGTGGAAGGAAGTCCGAGCAGAGGAGGAGAAGAGAAAGATTCCAAGATAGAGACATGCTGTCTTACTAGATGTCCTGGGGCAGGAAAGAAGAGAAGCTGACCGAGTTTGATAGCGTTGAAGAAGAAAGCGCAGGATTAATTTTAGAACAGATCAAGGGATGGAGTACATAAATAATCTGCATTCTGAAAAAAGATTTCCTTTCAACAAAATGTATCTTTGTACTAAAAGAGCGTGAGTGATGTTACCTACCTGCCTGACATTTAAAACTTACCAGAGCTTGCTGACAGCATCTCTTTGATACTGGAGGGAAAAGGGAAATGACATATATGTGTGTGGTTATGTACTgtacagtgtttacattttcagtcttaattgtatttttcgatttttgtattttatgtatctgatttaattattttttgttttatttttttagcttaTGCCATGTTATTGAACAATAATCCCGATTGTTATTGGTTATTTGACATCTAACCTGTTCTTTCCACTTCAGATATTCAGATTTTATTACCAATGATTATCCAACGTTCAGATCCAGAAGACACATCTcccacaaaataacatttacataaaaggaTCATTTTTGGCAATATTAAAGAATCAAGCATCAGCCAGAGctgataaaaaacataaacaatgatAGGCCTAATGTCCCCAGAACTGTGAGTTCAGATGATGACAGTCCAGAACAACGTCTTCCATTGTCATCTTATCGAAGTTATCTACTGACAGTCACCAGATATCTTCCTCTGTTCTTCACTGCCAACACAAATGGACATTTTGGTTTGTTCTGCTCAGATTTCCCTCACTTATCGCTTGAACGCCTGTTCTGACTCAAAAAAGTCTCCCATTATCGTTGCAACAGATTCGTCAACATTAGGGAGACCAGTTAAAGTGAACCCTACGGTCAGAAGTAACAAATGAACTGTACGTGACAGCAATCTTTATGATGAATCAACTTGCAGGCTAAAGATACACAGCAGACCCCAGCTCTGTACTTCTTTATCAAAGCCCAAAGTGCTGAAAGTCGaacattaaagggattgttcacaaaaaaaaggtgcctattgactttccatattaggaataaaaaaacactagTGTCAAACAGACACTAGTCAGAAAGATTTTTCTGAGAGGAGAGGTTATGTAATGGTAAAGGATTAAGAATATAGACTGAAAAGAAATGTGCAGACCTCAGTAGTTTATATATGTGAAGTAAATCTTGGGCTCCAGAGCTTCATGCGACAGGAACAGGCACAccacacatacagtattaaCAGCTCCCATATGAAACATTACTGGATGTTTCCCTAACAAAGCATTTTAATGGATCCACATTTCAGTTGGCCGACAGTTCTAAAACATTAATGACCACAAATTTAATTTAGCAATGATAAACAAGAGTCTGTCTTGCATTCAGCAATGTTATTATGTTAAATTAAAGCATACTGAAATTAGGTTATTGACAGATGTTTAGAATGTCTTAAGgatgaaacagaaaaaaactctaCATGTCGAGGACATTCAGATATCATTATAACCTAACTGGAAATAAGATGTTGGAAAAATCCTGGAAAACCTTTCGAGAAGCAGTGTGATGTTCATTGTGACACAATGGGAAAAGCACGGCTCAATCCAGATGCTACTGAAAGCAGACCATGCACCAAATAGAGCAATCTTGAAAATTCAGAGATTATCCGGACATGAAAGGTTCACAGATTCATCCACtatgagagagagaataagtGTGTAACAACCATGTACCTTAATACTtgagtgaaaaaaatattatttctagatttttcttttatttatctctaaattacttaatttttattttattttataattttattttgtaattctttttttgcagaaataaacacagttttagaattttcattgttacaggTAAATTACAAGGAATATTACTTTTCGcacaataaaaaagtttatttatttcatgttgaCCATATTACAATAGCTTCTTTTGTACAAAAGGTAAGATTTGATGGCGATTACTTACTGTAACAAGATTCCCCTTGAAACAGATCATGCTGGGATCTTAAGTGCATGTTATTAAATGGAATGTTAGATGCATACAAAAGTGTACATCCATCAATTTACTCAAACAATTATACTGATGATATACACAACCTGAAGTCCATTGTGACAAAATGGGAAAAGCACGGCTCAATCCAGAGGCTACTGAAAGCAGACCATGCACCAAATTGAGCAATCTTAAAAATTCAGACTAGAGGTCAGTAGGACACACTAGGATAAAATAGAAGAGATTATCCAGACATGAAAGGTTCACAGATTCATCCTCTGTGAGGGAGAGAATAGAGGGTCAAAACTTCACAGAACAACCATTATTACTGTAATACACctgcatttttttctgaaagtgATTTGACAAACCTTTAAGAGCAAATTCTGACAAGTCTAAAGTTGACCTGAAAGTCATATTTCTGGCACAATCCAAACGCAGACCAGCAACAAAGTAAAACTGTTACAGCTATCAACAGCAACACAGGTTTATTTATTGAcacaaaaggttattttatAGGAGATTCTCATTAGAAAAACAGGTGAGCCTACTTTCGTAGCCCAGCAAACGCACAGACCAAAATGAAGAATCAATCATAAAAGATTCATTGTGAAATTAAAGTAGATATACTAAAAGATTATGGAAGTAAATATATGGCTGAAAACACCACTAAAGACATAAGAAATAACTCCCCTTAGTGGCCTTTTACTTTGGCTAGAGGCAACAGAATTTGTCACAGAAACAGATTGTTGCCATCAGAAAGCACAAAAGGCTTTTAATGCAGATGTATTAATAACAGAATAATACActgtattaatgtttttatccaGAGAACTGACACTAAAAGACCCAGAGAGATAAGTTCTGGAAGTTCTGCTGATGTGAGTATAAACTGTCTGTGGTCTTTCTGTGTTACAGGCATTGATATAAGTGAATACACCACtggaataaaataattcaactCCCTATGCTGATTCTTTTGACCATCAAACAGCTTGCCCTCCAAATTACACTACAGAGTAGATCTGAAGTTTCAGAAAGTGGCTTATTCATTTCAAAGACTGTTTTGAAGGCCTTattcttcagtggttcttgtatttgtttgtaaatctCGCACatcaagaaaaatattaataaatattctatCCTAAATATAGACAGATAAAGCAAAGCAGCAAAGAATATTTTGCTTCTCAAAATAGCAATGAATCAGTTCAACGAAAcaacaacttttattttttatttaattgaggTGTCAGAAATTAAGCGAGCTTCTCCATCAATTTACAGTACAACCAATTTTGGTTAAACATTACTATTCACCGAACTGTAATAAACAGTGATGCATTTCGGGACAAACTCAAAGAGATTAAAAGAGAAGAGAGTATTATGTACGCCACTTGCAGCGTCGCATGTGAACAGTAGAGGGCGTGTCATATTGTGTCAAAGGTGAACTCCTCAGAGCCCCTATTGATGTCCAATCACAGTCTCTTACTAACACATTCCCATTGTGCGTTGTCTGCTTTGATGAAGTCTCTATTTCCattgaattttaatttataacttAAAGACGCCCACAGGTTGTTAAACGGTAGAAATGTTGATAAAACCGCGATAAACAGTTactgttttaattaaataaaagcaatgttaaaatctgttctGTATAGGATTCGCCACGAGAGGGCGCATCTAAAGTCATTGACTAAGATGAAATCCAGAgggtgtttgtgttttgtttatatcGGCTCATCTCTTCTCTTACCCCCTCTTCCTTTAGAAGAAACATATGTAGACATCtacacaaaatactttttttacaagGTGACTTTTTAAATCGAGAGTTTAAAGTATATTTGCACCTGTGTTGATCCTGAAATAGTTTGAGGTAAATCCTTTCCTGGCATGAACAGACCTACATTCAGGAGAAAAATAAGGACAGATGATAAAGCAGTATTAATTCAAAACAGAAAGATTATTTATATTACTATctaaattacaaaatgtaacTTTGTTGACCTAATTAAGATACTAATTGTCCTAACAGGAGCTTCTGACCCAAATGTGTTCTGTGCACTGTATGGTATGGCTCGGGCACCAAATCAGACCTATGGAGAATACAACGGACGGTTCGTAGTGCTGAGAAGATTATTGGTGCTCCTTCCCCCAAACTTCAGGACCGGTATGATTCCAGAGTGAAAAATAGGAAGAAAAATCATCATTGACTCCACACACAAACTTTTTGAACGGTTTCCCTGTGGCCGGCGCTTCAGAGCACCAAACACCAAGTCTTCCAGACACAGAAGCATCTTCGTCCCCCAGGCAATCTCCCTCCTAAACAGATAACTGCTCCTTAAGAGCAATATTCCACTTTCACTACTCCTATAGTGTGCACTATAGTGCcttattatatgtacattttatttctacatGTGTATAACACTACCTCTACTTACAACATTATCCATTTGCACAAGTGTACATTTAATCTGTTAATATGTATATTCTACTATATACTACGCTGTATAATGTCTCTTATATGTTCTTATCCCCCCATTTTCTGTACAATGGccttttatttcatatatgcatattttagaatctttaagactgtaaatcttatttcattgtattttcaTGAATGTTTGTACTAGAAGCttccaacaccaaagaaaattccttgtttgtgcaagcacacttggcaataaagctcttctgattctgattctaaTTACAACAGACAGACATAATCCACATGCACAGACAGAGATTATTATAAACACTGACTGAATCATATTCTGCTGACCAACCAAACAAACTAATCTATAATCTGTCCTCTAAAGGAATCCAAGCGGCATGCTCTCAGTTTTCAGATTTTAGCATCCAGCAGCACAACAGTGAGGGTCGAGACAACCAATTGGGCCGCCATGAACGGGACAGAAGGCCCGGACTTTTACATCCCCATGTCTAATGTGACGGGTGTAGTACGCAGCCCATACGAGCACCCACAGTTCTATTTAGCAGCACCATGGGTCTTCTACAGCATTGCTGCTTATATGTTGTTCCTCATCATTACCTGCACTCCCTTGAATCTCCTCACGCTGCACGTGACCATCAAAAACACCAAGCTTCGGACGCCTCTGAATTACATCCTCTTAAACCTGGCTGTTGCTGACCTCTTCATGGTGTTTGGGGGACTCACCACTACGTTCTACACGTCCTTGCACGGATACTTTGTTCTGGGCCGTGCGGGATGCAACCTGCAGGGTCTCTTTGCTACGCTCCACGGTGAGATTGTACTTTGGTCTCTTGTGGTCTTGGCTTTTGAGAGATGGGTGGCGGTCTGCAAGCCCTTCGGCAAATTTCGTTTCGGACAGCTCCACGCTACCTTGGGCGCTGCTTTCACTTGGATAATGGCCTTTTCCTGCGCCATACCCCCTCTGCTCGGATGGTCCCGATACATCCCTGAGGGTTTTCAATGTTCGTGCGGGGTGGACTATTATACTTTAAAACCTGAAATTGAAAACGAGTCTTTTATCACTTACTTGTTCATTGTGCACTTTTCAATTCCTCTCAATATTATTACGTTCTGCTACAGCCGCGTGCTGTGCACGGCCAAGGTGGCGGCCGCCCAGCAGCAAGAATCTGAGACCGCCCAGAGGGCAGAGCGAGAGGTTACCCGGATGGTCATCATTATGGTTGTATCATTTCTAATATGTTGGCTGCCCTATGCTACCGTAGCTTGGTACATCTTCACCCATCAGGGCAGTGCATTCAGCCCAATCTTAATGGCCATCCCAGCATTCTTTGCCAAAAACTCTGCTCTATGCAATCCGCTTATTTACATCTGTATGAACAAACAATTCCGTCACTCTATGATGTTAATTGTGTGTGGTGGTAAGGATCCTTTCCAGGTAGAGGAAGAAAGTTCAAGTTCTACTTCTACCCCGGCATCTACTGCCTGATGGTCATGCCCCAGGCCACTTACGAAACTCACAATTCTGCTGCCTGCAATCTACTTTATAACAACCACTTCACCTGTGGAAATGCATGGAACATTAT
Protein-coding regions in this window:
- the rhol gene encoding rhodopsin, like; protein product: MNGTEGPDFYIPMSNVTGVVRSPYEHPQFYLAAPWVFYSIAAYMLFLIITCTPLNLLTLHVTIKNTKLRTPLNYILLNLAVADLFMVFGGLTTTFYTSLHGYFVLGRAGCNLQGLFATLHGEIVLWSLVVLAFERWVAVCKPFGKFRFGQLHATLGAAFTWIMAFSCAIPPLLGWSRYIPEGFQCSCGVDYYTLKPEIENESFITYLFIVHFSIPLNIITFCYSRVLCTAKVAAAQQQESETAQRAEREVTRMVIIMVVSFLICWLPYATVAWYIFTHQGSAFSPILMAIPAFFAKNSALCNPLIYICMNKQFRHSMMLIVCGGKDPFQVEEESSSSTSTPASTA